In Chryseobacterium camelliae, one DNA window encodes the following:
- the mutS gene encoding DNA mismatch repair protein MutS: MAKTKKETPLMTQYNTIKAKYPDALLLFRVGDFYETFGQDAVKTSQILGIVLTKRNNGEGHVELAGFPHHSIDSYLPKLVRAGMRVAICDQLEDPKMVKGIVKRGVTELVTPGVTFNDQVLNSKKNNFLLSLHKEKEKYGIALVDVSTGEFLVSEGNLDKLLHIVNTFDPSEIIYQRSVQMPDQLKNRSAFKLEDWAYQHAFAYEKLTNHFKTQSLKGFGVDHLPLAITAAGAIFAYLVEDTHHNLLSHITKICIIPQDDYLMMDHFTLRNLEIVYPSHPQGKSLLDIIDKTCTPMGGRLLRRRIILPLKSVNEISRRLALIDFLNEHDQLKYEIGQLLKSISDLDRLMGKLAAEKLSPKELGYLRQSLINIHKIKGLLHPHADVLAWLEPLYDLEQLIVFLQNHLNEELPVSIAKGNILKEGISEELDRLRNLQSKGRGFLDEMCQREVERTGITSLKIDFNNVFGYYIEVRNTHKDKVPDDWVRKQTLVNAERYITEELKEYENQILGAEEKIGVLENELYRNVCSETMVYIDQIQENSGIIAQLDVAVGFSELAVSESYTRPVLNESFAIDLKEARHPIIENALPLGEKYIPNDIFLDKDTQQIIMVTGPNMAGKSAILRQTAIVCLLAQIGSFVPAKHAEIGILDKIFTRVGATDNISAGESTFMVEMNEAANILNNISERSLILLDEIGRGTSTYDGVSIAWAIAEYLHQHPTQAKTLFATHYHELNEMTVNFERVKNFHVSIQENKGNIIFLRKLVPGGSEHSFGIHVAKLAGMPSKVVNRANEILKTLESSRSQGGSSSSDTIKRVTEENMQLSFFQLDDPVLENIREELTKIDINTLTPIEALMKLNSIKKMIGG; encoded by the coding sequence ATGGCAAAAACGAAGAAAGAGACCCCGCTCATGACGCAATACAATACCATCAAGGCAAAATATCCTGATGCACTTCTGCTGTTCAGGGTAGGGGATTTCTACGAAACTTTCGGACAGGATGCCGTTAAAACCTCCCAGATTCTGGGAATTGTTTTAACCAAAAGAAATAATGGCGAAGGCCACGTAGAACTGGCAGGATTTCCCCACCATTCTATAGATTCCTATCTTCCAAAACTCGTCAGAGCAGGAATGAGGGTAGCCATCTGTGATCAGCTGGAAGATCCCAAAATGGTTAAAGGCATTGTCAAAAGGGGAGTGACGGAATTGGTAACGCCAGGAGTTACCTTTAACGACCAGGTCCTGAATTCCAAAAAGAATAATTTTCTGCTTTCTCTTCATAAAGAGAAAGAGAAATATGGCATCGCCCTTGTGGATGTCTCTACCGGGGAATTTCTGGTAAGCGAGGGCAACCTTGATAAACTGCTCCATATTGTCAATACATTCGATCCCAGCGAGATTATTTACCAGCGCAGTGTCCAGATGCCGGACCAGCTGAAAAACAGAAGCGCTTTTAAGCTTGAAGACTGGGCCTATCAGCATGCTTTTGCCTATGAAAAGCTGACCAACCACTTTAAAACCCAGTCGCTGAAAGGGTTTGGTGTAGATCACCTGCCACTGGCCATCACGGCTGCCGGGGCGATATTTGCGTATCTGGTAGAGGATACCCACCACAACCTGCTTTCACACATCACCAAAATCTGTATCATCCCTCAGGATGATTACCTGATGATGGACCACTTCACACTGAGGAATCTTGAAATCGTATACCCGAGCCATCCCCAGGGAAAATCCCTGCTGGATATTATAGACAAAACCTGTACTCCTATGGGTGGGAGGCTGCTCAGAAGAAGGATCATCCTTCCGCTGAAATCCGTGAATGAGATCAGCAGAAGACTTGCACTGATCGACTTCCTGAATGAGCACGACCAGCTTAAGTATGAAATAGGGCAATTGCTGAAATCGATTTCCGACCTGGACAGGCTCATGGGAAAACTGGCTGCTGAAAAGCTTTCCCCCAAAGAATTGGGTTACCTCCGCCAGAGCCTGATCAACATTCATAAAATAAAAGGGCTTCTGCATCCGCATGCAGATGTATTAGCATGGCTGGAGCCTTTGTATGACCTTGAACAACTGATTGTTTTCCTGCAGAACCACCTTAATGAAGAACTGCCGGTAAGCATCGCGAAAGGCAATATCCTCAAGGAAGGTATTTCTGAAGAGCTTGACCGCCTGAGAAACCTCCAGAGCAAGGGACGCGGCTTCCTGGACGAAATGTGCCAACGTGAAGTAGAGCGCACAGGAATTACCAGCCTTAAAATTGATTTCAACAATGTTTTCGGATATTATATTGAAGTACGGAATACCCATAAGGACAAAGTTCCGGATGACTGGGTAAGAAAACAGACGCTGGTGAATGCAGAACGATATATTACCGAAGAGCTGAAAGAATACGAAAACCAAATCCTCGGAGCAGAAGAAAAAATAGGCGTGCTGGAAAATGAGCTGTACAGAAATGTGTGCTCTGAGACTATGGTATATATCGACCAGATTCAGGAAAACTCAGGCATCATCGCACAACTCGATGTTGCCGTAGGCTTTTCGGAATTGGCCGTGTCGGAAAGTTATACAAGACCAGTATTGAACGAGAGTTTTGCCATCGACCTGAAAGAAGCCCGGCACCCGATTATTGAAAATGCACTTCCTCTGGGTGAAAAATATATTCCGAACGACATTTTCCTGGATAAGGACACCCAACAGATCATCATGGTGACCGGTCCGAACATGGCCGGTAAATCAGCCATCCTCCGCCAGACGGCTATTGTCTGCTTACTGGCCCAGATTGGCAGCTTTGTTCCGGCAAAACATGCTGAGATCGGGATTTTAGATAAGATCTTTACCAGAGTAGGGGCTACGGATAATATTTCTGCCGGAGAATCGACTTTCATGGTGGAGATGAATGAAGCAGCCAATATACTTAACAATATTTCCGAAAGAAGCCTGATCCTTCTGGACGAAATCGGACGCGGAACCTCTACTTATGACGGAGTTTCCATCGCATGGGCTATTGCGGAATACCTCCATCAGCATCCTACACAGGCCAAAACCTTGTTTGCCACCCATTACCATGAGCTGAATGAAATGACGGTGAATTTTGAGCGGGTAAAAAATTTCCATGTTTCCATCCAGGAGAATAAAGGGAATATCATTTTCCTAAGAAAATTGGTTCCGGGAGGCAGTGAGCACAGCTTTGGTATTCACGTCGCCAAACTCGCCGGGATGCCA